Proteins from a single region of Acidianus ambivalens:
- a CDS encoding IS607 family transposase, which produces MLRPKEVCQRLGISYATLREYVKKGYIKPVILQSGKWRFREEDVEKLMGIVRKRKVILYARVSSNTQKDDLVNQVKYLQEQVKDYDQVITDVGSGLNMKRKGFLKLLRMILNNEVSKVVVAYPDRLVRFGFEILEEVCKAHNCELVVLNNEDKTPEQELIEDLVSILVSFSGKLQGMGSQKYEKVKKCVEEIKN; this is translated from the coding sequence ATGCTAAGACCTAAAGAAGTATGCCAACGCTTAGGAATATCCTATGCAACGCTTAGAGAATACGTAAAGAAGGGTTACATCAAACCAGTAATATTACAGAGCGGGAAGTGGAGGTTCAGAGAAGAGGACGTAGAAAAACTGATGGGTATTGTAAGAAAGAGAAAAGTAATATTATATGCTAGGGTATCATCAAACACACAGAAAGATGACTTGGTAAACCAAGTAAAATATTTACAAGAACAAGTAAAGGACTACGACCAAGTAATAACAGACGTAGGTTCTGGATTAAACATGAAGAGAAAAGGATTCCTCAAGTTGTTAAGAATGATACTAAACAACGAAGTGTCAAAGGTCGTTGTAGCTTACCCAGATAGACTAGTTAGATTCGGTTTCGAAATCCTTGAAGAGGTATGCAAAGCACATAATTGTGAACTCGTGGTATTAAACAATGAGGACAAAACACCGGAACAAGAGCTAATAGAGGATTTGGTCTCTATACTTGTATCATTTAGCGGAAAATTGCAAGGAATGGGGAGTCAAAAATACGAAAAGGTGAAAAAGTGTGTTGAGGAAATTAAGAATTAA
- a CDS encoding AbrB/MazE/SpoVT family DNA-binding domain-containing protein, whose product MDKKGRIVIPKEVREKLNLKEGSKVEINMEKDGKIIISVKRLTVGNIYGIAGKESIKIEEIEEALSFEDNE is encoded by the coding sequence ATGGATAAAAAGGGGAGGATAGTGATACCAAAGGAAGTTAGAGAAAAATTAAACTTAAAAGAAGGTAGTAAAGTCGAGATAAACATGGAAAAAGACGGAAAGATTATAATTAGCGTCAAGAGATTGACTGTTGGCAATATTTACGGAATAGCTGGGAAGGAAAGCATTAAAATTGAGGAGATAGAGGAGGCATTAAGTTTTGAAGATAATGAGTGA
- a CDS encoding PIN domain-containing protein → MAHLESRKKVEVIPIFINYLKQSGIKIIETTWENFIDATRILQSSKLSYKLWDDIIIFNQMKRFGIDVVYSNDKDFDLFSVKREF, encoded by the coding sequence TTGGCCCATTTAGAGAGTAGGAAAAAGGTTGAAGTAATTCCAATATTTATAAACTATTTAAAACAATCTGGAATTAAAATTATAGAAACTACTTGGGAAAATTTTATTGATGCAACAAGAATTTTACAGTCTTCCAAATTAAGTTATAAACTTTGGGATGACATAATTATCTTTAACCAAATGAAAAGGTTTGGAATAGACGTTGTTTATTCTAACGATAAAGATTTCGATTTATTTTCTGTAAAGAGAGAATTTTAG
- a CDS encoding PH domain-containing protein translates to MLVTRPELKKTIIKGSILIGVFSIFLNINPKTLFNFLIFLLIAFLMLIMYALWKKAYLYEISEDGIIIKSPYSKKLIKYNVIDDYFISSGLLARKFNVGSIYIILKSGKVEIIRDVKFPENVEAEIRKYLPT, encoded by the coding sequence ATGTTGGTTACTAGACCAGAACTTAAGAAAACAATAATTAAAGGTTCGATCCTTATTGGAGTGTTTTCCATATTTTTAAACATTAATCCCAAGACTCTATTTAATTTCCTTATATTCCTTTTGATAGCCTTCCTCATGTTAATTATGTATGCTTTATGGAAGAAGGCTTATTTATATGAGATAAGCGAGGATGGAATAATTATTAAGTCTCCCTACTCCAAGAAGCTAATAAAATATAATGTTATTGACGACTATTTCATTTCCTCTGGTCTGTTGGCTAGAAAATTTAACGTTGGCTCAATATACATTATATTAAAATCTGGAAAAGTAGAGATAATAAGAGACGTAAAATTTCCTGAAAATGTAGAAGCAGAAATAAGGAAATATTTACCTACATGA
- a CDS encoding ABC transporter permease, whose product MPSAELIKFTIRRIINGIITLLLLILFVFILVHAAAPNPYALARIYAGNPHAPPTEIQQIIKEYGLNEPIYEQFISYITDIFRGNWGLDPIYKVPEITLLSKFLAISLQIVIPGDILAAVLGIITGAIAAANRGKAKDKTIKVVYILTWASPPFLVAFLLQLFIAYDLGLLPATGTVNVLLPDPPNYTPFPILNALIAGDWPYFISAVRHAVLPAISIAVITFGLFTRVTRASMLDALESEYTKLSLAKGLSRNYVVYRIALRNSLIPVMTLIALFFGYSVAGAVVVEDIFDYHGIGWFVTQAIESLDYIAVLDFTIIIGIAIIIANFIADLLYAVLDPRVKLG is encoded by the coding sequence ATGCCAAGCGCAGAACTAATAAAGTTTACAATAAGGAGAATAATAAACGGAATCATTACATTATTACTCCTTATATTATTCGTATTTATATTAGTTCACGCCGCAGCACCTAACCCTTATGCATTAGCAAGAATATATGCAGGTAATCCTCACGCTCCTCCTACAGAAATTCAACAAATCATAAAGGAGTATGGATTAAATGAACCTATATATGAGCAATTTATTTCGTATATAACGGACATATTTAGAGGCAATTGGGGTTTAGATCCAATCTATAAAGTTCCAGAGATTACCTTGCTTTCAAAGTTCCTTGCAATTAGTTTGCAAATAGTAATTCCCGGAGATATATTAGCTGCAGTACTAGGCATAATCACTGGAGCAATAGCTGCTGCTAATAGAGGAAAAGCTAAGGACAAGACAATAAAGGTAGTATATATATTAACTTGGGCTTCACCGCCGTTTTTAGTAGCATTTTTACTTCAGTTATTTATAGCTTATGACCTAGGATTATTACCGGCGACTGGAACCGTAAACGTGCTTCTTCCAGATCCTCCTAATTATACTCCATTCCCAATTCTTAATGCATTAATAGCAGGAGATTGGCCTTACTTCATTTCAGCAGTAAGACACGCAGTTTTACCTGCAATATCTATAGCAGTAATAACATTTGGCCTTTTCACCAGAGTAACTAGGGCGTCAATGTTAGATGCTTTAGAATCAGAGTATACTAAATTATCCCTTGCAAAAGGCTTGTCAAGGAACTACGTAGTTTATAGAATAGCCTTAAGGAATAGTTTAATACCGGTCATGACGCTAATAGCCTTATTTTTTGGCTATTCAGTTGCCGGTGCAGTAGTAGTTGAGGATATATTTGATTATCACGGTATAGGTTGGTTTGTTACTCAAGCTATAGAAAGCTTGGACTACATTGCCGTACTGGATTTCACAATAATAATAGGTATTGCAATCATTATAGCAAACTTTATTGCAGATTTACTTTATGCAGTATTAGATCCTAGGGTGAAGTTAGGATGA
- a CDS encoding DUF1854 domain-containing protein, producing the protein MDFEADVNDGKFSRVKISLHDGKLEVNGNSYNLSDIEDVSLEEGLGINRIYITYKGRRVLVAEFTNRKKEELLTLYYALKNRYDGRKEEREEEERIKTKRKKDTRHFIISLISPYKYKIILGTILSSILVILSLIPPYLLKILINNVFQVREIYLFPILIASLISVNVLNVILSALQNFILNLNGQRIVNELRLKLYKHVMEMSSSFIDRYNTGRILSRLTTDISNTLWFVTWGIPSIITNVGTIVGVGVAIFLITPSLGLYALIPFPIIVLGTIMYRKRSKIAYHKLWRRTADISSLLTDTVPNIDSIKSYVKEDFESKRLSRLNSEVINAQMNVIKTNLTWFPLISASISIISVLIWYVGGEEVLAGKIELGSLVAFVTYTTMFYQPVQNLINNVIPFTQQSLTSMDRLMEVFNAESDVKIADNPKKIEVKGDVELNNVTFSYDQVKPIIKDFSLKVKKGEKIAIVGKSGSGKSTVVKLLLRLYDPQSGEILIDGVPLKELDLKNYREQLGLIKAEPTIFYGTVEYNIRYGKIDAKPEEIVAAAMASGAHDFIMEMPFAYDTHLGERGNKISSGQKQMIEIARLFLKNPKMLVLDEATSSVDSYSERKIMYTIISQFKDSTIIMIAHRISTLYYADRIIVMEEGRIVEEGTLEELLKKKDSKFYQIFQTQIPYMEETKPRIEGKGFSYYLEMLKPVDLEILSKNKVVYEGTVYEVKSYYKPFPITRPYFLLIETNEGRYFTVEDFRKVKGSKIIEEELERKYFIPKIERIIKIDTTGDEFVWKVITNKGNTSFKTRGRNSLFKVDGKVFIIDTEDDVFEIELNAIDKRSAKMIDAIL; encoded by the coding sequence ATGGATTTTGAAGCCGACGTTAATGACGGAAAGTTTTCCAGAGTTAAGATTTCTCTTCATGACGGTAAATTGGAAGTTAATGGAAATTCTTACAATTTATCAGATATTGAGGACGTAAGTTTAGAGGAAGGTTTGGGAATTAACAGAATTTATATCACGTATAAAGGAAGGAGAGTATTAGTAGCTGAGTTTACTAACAGGAAAAAGGAGGAACTACTAACCCTATATTATGCGCTTAAAAATAGGTATGATGGAAGAAAAGAAGAAAGGGAAGAAGAGGAGAGAATAAAAACAAAAAGAAAAAAGGATACTAGGCATTTTATCATCTCTTTGATATCTCCTTATAAATATAAAATAATATTAGGAACAATACTTTCATCTATTCTTGTAATACTTAGTTTAATTCCACCCTATTTACTGAAAATTCTAATAAATAATGTATTTCAAGTTAGGGAGATTTACTTATTCCCTATCCTCATTGCTTCGCTGATTTCAGTTAACGTCCTTAACGTTATTCTCTCCGCTTTACAGAACTTTATCTTAAACTTGAACGGTCAAAGGATAGTTAACGAACTTAGGTTAAAATTATATAAACATGTAATGGAAATGTCCTCTAGTTTCATTGATAGATATAACACTGGAAGAATTCTATCCAGGCTTACTACTGATATTAGCAACACTTTATGGTTCGTAACATGGGGTATTCCTTCGATTATAACAAACGTGGGAACAATAGTAGGTGTAGGAGTGGCTATCTTTTTAATAACTCCTTCACTGGGACTTTACGCATTAATTCCATTTCCAATTATAGTGCTAGGAACAATAATGTATAGGAAAAGGAGTAAAATAGCTTACCATAAGTTGTGGAGAAGGACTGCGGATATATCTTCCCTACTAACAGACACCGTACCAAACATAGATTCAATAAAGTCATACGTTAAAGAGGACTTTGAAAGTAAAAGGTTATCGAGGCTAAACAGTGAAGTAATAAATGCGCAAATGAATGTAATAAAAACAAACCTTACGTGGTTTCCTTTAATAAGCGCTTCAATTTCCATAATTTCAGTCCTAATATGGTACGTTGGCGGTGAGGAAGTACTTGCTGGAAAAATAGAGCTAGGAAGCTTAGTAGCTTTCGTAACTTATACTACAATGTTTTATCAACCAGTACAAAACTTAATCAACAACGTTATTCCTTTTACTCAACAATCCTTAACTTCAATGGACAGACTAATGGAAGTATTTAACGCAGAAAGTGACGTAAAAATTGCTGATAATCCTAAGAAGATAGAGGTAAAAGGTGACGTTGAGTTAAATAACGTTACCTTCAGTTACGATCAAGTAAAGCCTATAATTAAGGACTTTAGCCTGAAGGTTAAGAAGGGAGAAAAAATTGCGATAGTAGGTAAATCAGGCTCCGGTAAGTCAACCGTTGTAAAGCTCCTTCTGAGGCTTTACGATCCTCAGAGTGGTGAAATATTAATAGACGGCGTGCCTTTAAAGGAGTTAGATCTTAAGAATTATAGGGAACAATTAGGGTTAATAAAAGCTGAACCCACAATATTCTACGGTACGGTAGAGTACAACATAAGATACGGTAAAATAGATGCTAAGCCAGAGGAAATAGTTGCAGCAGCTATGGCAAGCGGAGCACATGACTTTATCATGGAAATGCCTTTTGCCTACGATACCCACTTAGGAGAGAGAGGGAATAAGATTTCCAGCGGACAAAAACAAATGATAGAAATTGCTAGGTTATTTCTTAAAAATCCTAAAATGTTAGTACTTGATGAGGCTACGTCTTCTGTCGATAGTTATAGTGAGAGGAAAATAATGTACACTATCATCTCACAATTTAAGGATTCTACAATTATTATGATAGCCCACAGGATTTCTACGCTTTACTACGCGGATAGAATAATCGTAATGGAAGAAGGTAGAATAGTTGAGGAAGGAACTTTGGAGGAATTACTGAAGAAGAAGGATAGCAAATTTTACCAAATATTTCAAACGCAAATCCCATACATGGAGGAAACTAAACCTAGAATAGAGGGAAAAGGGTTCTCTTACTATTTAGAAATGTTAAAACCAGTGGATTTGGAAATTTTATCTAAGAATAAGGTAGTCTATGAAGGAACAGTTTACGAGGTTAAATCTTATTATAAACCATTTCCCATAACGAGACCTTATTTCCTCTTAATAGAGACTAACGAAGGACGATATTTTACAGTGGAGGATTTTAGGAAAGTAAAAGGTAGTAAAATTATAGAGGAAGAACTGGAAAGGAAGTACTTCATTCCTAAGATAGAGAGGATAATAAAGATAGACACTACTGGAGATGAGTTCGTATGGAAGGTAATTACTAATAAAGGAAATACTAGCTTTAAAACCAGGGGAAGGAATAGCTTATTTAAAGTAGACGGGAAAGTGTTCATAATAGATACTGAAGACGACGTTTTTGAGATAGAATTAAATGCCATTGATAAAAGGAGTGCTAAAATGATAGATGCAATACTATAA
- a CDS encoding GNAT family N-acetyltransferase, with amino-acid sequence MILEGREIQIIKANEDYAEKFYEYLQSLKDDPENYTIIRYDDVTLEDVKKIKWNDYPLFLAIEKGKVVGSIQVMRGKYFGALRQSHVAEIAYSVAKEFRGKGLIYALMFYALSNVSIVTAWVDERNIRSQKVLEKLGARKLGKIDGFMYSIREKAFANMIFYVGNAEEMRRKAKEKAERKGIILK; translated from the coding sequence ATGATACTTGAAGGAAGAGAAATACAAATCATCAAGGCCAATGAAGACTATGCAGAAAAATTTTATGAATATTTACAGTCGTTAAAGGACGATCCTGAAAATTATACAATCATTAGATATGATGACGTCACGCTAGAGGACGTAAAAAAGATAAAGTGGAACGATTACCCTTTATTTCTAGCCATAGAAAAAGGGAAGGTCGTAGGATCGATACAAGTTATGAGAGGAAAATACTTTGGAGCTTTAAGGCAATCTCACGTTGCTGAGATTGCATATTCTGTAGCTAAAGAATTTAGAGGAAAAGGGCTGATATATGCTTTAATGTTTTATGCGTTATCAAACGTTAGCATAGTGACGGCTTGGGTTGATGAGAGAAATATAAGATCTCAGAAAGTTTTAGAAAAACTTGGAGCAAGAAAATTAGGGAAAATCGACGGTTTTATGTACTCTATAAGGGAAAAGGCATTTGCTAATATGATATTCTATGTAGGAAATGCTGAGGAAATGAGGAGAAAAGCTAAGGAAAAAGCAGAAAGGAAGGGAATAATATTAAAATAG
- a CDS encoding ABC transporter permease, with product MKKYLLGVIVYLALNLILFMIFSSRSTLRSMGILSENAVPYILFFSVSIMASADFILFYFFKNSGSIRAVMRSKIALVSLVVISAYYSWSILEGLLQYAASSLDYIKLSYMLLPYNPFAFNFPFQSLQPPSLAHPFGTNYNGEDILTRILYATPSAAEISTVVVIFAVIVGSIIGIFAGYFGGIIDEILMRITDVFLAVPGLIIVIAISVILHPTYTSAMIGLMVPWWSTYARLFRSQTLVVKNMNYIDSARLSGLGNFGIIIKHVFHNTIDPIIAYAALDFGNVILTYSVLTFLGIGLQAPGYPEWGSMVSNGMDYLPQAWWYPLFPSLAILLIVSSFVVLGDRLQDVMAGRISY from the coding sequence ATGAAAAAGTACTTGCTAGGTGTCATCGTATACTTAGCCCTTAACTTAATATTATTTATGATATTCTCATCAAGGTCGACTTTAAGGTCAATGGGAATCCTTTCAGAGAACGCAGTTCCTTATATTCTATTCTTTTCCGTAAGTATTATGGCTAGTGCCGATTTTATACTGTTCTACTTTTTTAAGAATAGTGGTTCTATTAGAGCAGTTATGAGGAGTAAGATAGCACTAGTATCGCTAGTCGTCATCTCAGCTTACTATAGTTGGTCAATACTTGAAGGATTATTACAGTACGCTGCCTCTTCCCTGGATTATATTAAATTATCTTATATGCTCTTACCTTACAATCCTTTCGCCTTTAATTTTCCATTTCAATCCCTTCAACCTCCTTCATTAGCTCATCCATTTGGAACAAATTATAACGGAGAAGATATATTAACCAGAATACTTTATGCGACACCTTCTGCCGCTGAAATATCTACAGTAGTAGTTATATTTGCCGTAATTGTTGGTTCGATAATAGGAATATTTGCAGGTTATTTTGGAGGAATTATTGACGAAATTTTAATGAGAATAACCGACGTATTCCTAGCAGTGCCCGGGTTAATAATTGTAATAGCTATTAGCGTAATTTTACACCCTACTTATACTAGCGCAATGATAGGCTTAATGGTACCATGGTGGTCTACATATGCAAGGCTATTTAGAAGCCAAACTCTTGTAGTTAAGAACATGAATTATATAGACTCCGCAAGGCTTAGCGGTTTAGGAAACTTTGGAATTATAATAAAACATGTATTTCACAATACGATTGACCCAATAATAGCTTATGCAGCTTTAGATTTTGGAAACGTTATACTAACTTATTCAGTACTAACTTTCTTAGGAATAGGTCTTCAAGCTCCAGGCTATCCTGAGTGGGGTTCAATGGTTTCAAACGGAATGGATTACTTACCTCAAGCGTGGTGGTATCCTTTATTTCCTTCGTTAGCTATACTGCTAATAGTTTCATCATTTGTAGTACTAGGAGACAGATTACAAGACGTGATGGCAGGTAGAATAAGTTATTAA
- a CDS encoding ABC transporter ATP-binding protein has translation MGDVLYSAVHIKKYYVVGRNGLLDRISKKEPIVVRALDDVSIDIFENETLGVVGESGSGKTTLGRILATLEQPTEGELIFKGEKITKDNVGKIRKKIQMVFQNPASSMDPRMKIFDIVAEPIRNIPKEEKRKIVKDTLEEVGLDFDYVANKYPRELSGGQQQRVTIARALVSNPEFIVLDEPTSALDVSVQAQILNLLVKIQRERKITYMFITHNINVARYISDRIAVLYAGKIFEIGSVEDVFSSPKHPYTQSLISSVPSLSKKELKPPEGEVPSLINPPSGCRFHPRCPYVMNICKEKEPPLFDIGGRSVACWLLDQNLRKQ, from the coding sequence ATGGGTGATGTACTTTATTCCGCTGTACACATAAAGAAGTACTACGTCGTAGGAAGAAATGGACTACTGGATAGGATAAGTAAAAAAGAGCCTATAGTTGTAAGAGCTCTAGACGATGTGAGCATAGACATTTTTGAAAATGAAACTTTGGGTGTTGTTGGTGAAAGCGGATCCGGTAAGACAACCTTAGGAAGAATTCTAGCAACTTTAGAACAACCAACTGAAGGAGAACTTATATTTAAAGGTGAAAAAATTACTAAGGATAATGTAGGGAAAATAAGGAAGAAAATTCAAATGGTCTTTCAAAACCCTGCAAGTAGTATGGATCCCAGGATGAAGATTTTCGACATAGTTGCAGAACCGATTAGAAATATTCCTAAGGAAGAGAAGAGGAAGATAGTAAAAGATACTTTAGAAGAAGTAGGTTTAGATTTTGATTACGTTGCAAATAAGTATCCGAGGGAACTTTCTGGAGGACAACAACAGAGAGTTACAATAGCGAGAGCGCTTGTTAGTAATCCAGAGTTTATAGTGCTTGATGAACCTACTTCTGCTTTAGACGTTTCAGTACAAGCTCAAATCCTCAATTTACTAGTAAAGATCCAAAGGGAAAGGAAGATAACTTACATGTTTATTACGCATAATATAAACGTAGCGAGGTACATTTCTGATAGGATAGCTGTACTTTATGCAGGAAAAATCTTTGAAATAGGAAGCGTTGAAGACGTGTTCTCGTCTCCGAAACATCCTTATACTCAAAGTTTAATATCATCAGTTCCATCCTTGTCTAAGAAAGAACTAAAACCCCCCGAAGGTGAAGTCCCTTCATTAATAAATCCACCAAGCGGTTGCAGGTTTCATCCAAGGTGTCCTTACGTTATGAATATATGCAAGGAAAAAGAACCTCCATTATTTGATATTGGCGGGAGAAGTGTAGCATGTTGGTTACTAGACCAGAACTTAAGAAAACAATAA
- a CDS encoding RNA-guided endonuclease InsQ/TnpB family protein, whose product MLRKLRIKSLQPEEEYIYLTYSLENDKKEESKILLENYRVLLQKALDWLWERTKMERKEVKKGKKVLTKVKITLPKKKQVYNTLRDELEKINNLASHYVDKAINDAYSILRSWKRRVEKGQASLSKPTLRKVYVRVKSTLRKVEGEEVRITVRPYEYITFSWSHKWFSKRVKGLELGEPVIKEDKVYLPFRYRLPWFTPLDFLSIDSNLYTLDAYDGEKFVTFSMKELYSMKYGMELKRGRIQSFASKHGRKGKELLRKYSHRERNRVLDYVHKFVNKLLEMYPLTLFAVEKLDKQEMFEDANDSLSKKISRTVWRSIHRVLKYKAPLYGSFVKEVNPHLTSKSCPRCGWVSRKVGRTFHCERCGFTLDRQLNASLNIYLKMCGFPHIRDIPRVWVGVIPLKGRRGNGFPRDSVEAQGLRIDIKYYEIL is encoded by the coding sequence GTGTTGAGGAAATTAAGAATTAAATCACTCCAACCAGAAGAGGAGTACATTTACCTAACTTACTCCTTGGAGAATGATAAGAAGGAGGAGAGCAAGATATTATTAGAGAACTACAGAGTCCTACTGCAAAAAGCATTAGACTGGTTATGGGAGAGAACTAAGATGGAGAGAAAAGAAGTGAAGAAGGGTAAGAAAGTACTCACTAAGGTTAAAATAACCTTGCCTAAGAAAAAGCAAGTATACAATACGCTAAGGGATGAGTTAGAGAAGATCAACAACTTAGCTTCACACTACGTGGATAAGGCAATTAATGACGCTTATTCCATTTTAAGGAGTTGGAAGAGGAGAGTCGAGAAGGGACAAGCGTCATTGAGTAAACCAACACTGAGGAAGGTTTACGTTAGGGTAAAATCGACGCTCAGAAAGGTTGAGGGCGAAGAGGTTAGGATTACTGTAAGACCTTACGAGTATATTACCTTCTCTTGGTCTCACAAATGGTTCTCTAAACGAGTTAAAGGGCTAGAACTAGGTGAGCCCGTGATAAAGGAGGATAAGGTGTATTTACCATTCCGCTACAGATTACCCTGGTTTACTCCCCTTGACTTTCTCTCTATTGATAGTAACCTCTATACTCTAGACGCATATGATGGTGAGAAGTTCGTTACTTTCTCAATGAAGGAGTTGTACAGCATGAAGTATGGTATGGAGTTGAAGAGGGGTAGAATACAGTCTTTCGCTTCAAAGCATGGTAGGAAGGGGAAGGAGTTGTTGAGGAAGTATTCTCATAGAGAGAGGAACCGTGTACTGGATTATGTTCACAAGTTTGTGAATAAGTTGTTGGAAATGTATCCTCTCACGTTGTTTGCTGTTGAGAAGTTGGATAAACAAGAGATGTTTGAAGATGCTAACGACTCCCTTTCTAAAAAGATTTCAAGGACTGTGTGGAGGTCAATTCACCGTGTGCTAAAGTATAAGGCTCCTCTTTACGGTTCCTTTGTTAAGGAGGTGAACCCACACCTCACTTCCAAGTCCTGCCCCAGATGTGGATGGGTTTCCCGAAAGGTTGGCAGGACTTTTCATTGCGAGAGATGTGGGTTCACTCTAGATAGACAACTGAACGCGTCACTAAATATTTACCTCAAGATGTGCGGGTTTCCCCACATCCGTGATATTCCGCGGGTGTGGGTTGGGGTTATCCCGCTAAAGGGGCGGAGGGGTAACGGGTTTCCCCGTGACTCTGTTGAAGCCCAAGGGCTGAGGATTGATATTAAATATTATGAAATCCTATGA